One Paraburkholderia caffeinilytica DNA segment encodes these proteins:
- a CDS encoding undecaprenyl-phosphate glucose phosphotransferase translates to MRFRQTAGRDFAEMESVLARLLDVMLVALSAALASLLFAAGAAHSILEGAFVALDMALAILLLPLFGIYESWRGRSKWRLVLNIVFGWIAVQVCGLAIMFLLHRTASVSRLWCVSWTVVTAAGLVASRLLVHRVLGRIRRAGRNLRMVAVVGAGAHRDSVIGNIAGSPDAGFRAVATLNTRQASAPDFPGLPSFACLREFAACVRREQIEEVWLALSMSEEDTVLKVLDEFKGDLVNLRFIPDVRSLAMFDRNVVDLIGVPAINLMASPMTPYALLQKAIFDRLFAATALLALAPVMLSIAVAVKITSKGPVLFTQRRKGADGRVFRIYKFRSMRAHKQQPGVLRQATRGDPRITRVGAFLRRTSLDELPQFLNVLRGEMSVVGPRPHAIEHDDQYRSVVDGYIHRYRIKPGITGWAQVNGFRGETDRIEKMQGRVEHDLYYLRNWSFWLDMRIVVATVVKGLVHRNAY, encoded by the coding sequence ATGAGGTTTCGTCAAACTGCTGGCCGCGATTTCGCGGAAATGGAAAGCGTGCTGGCACGCCTGCTCGACGTGATGCTGGTCGCACTGAGTGCCGCGCTTGCTTCGCTCCTGTTCGCGGCCGGTGCGGCTCATTCGATTCTCGAAGGCGCTTTCGTCGCGTTGGACATGGCATTGGCGATTTTGCTGTTGCCCTTGTTCGGTATCTATGAATCGTGGCGCGGTCGCTCGAAATGGCGCCTTGTCCTCAACATCGTGTTCGGCTGGATCGCAGTGCAGGTTTGCGGCCTTGCGATCATGTTTCTGCTGCATCGCACTGCGTCGGTGTCGCGGCTCTGGTGCGTGAGCTGGACTGTCGTGACAGCGGCCGGACTCGTCGCATCGCGGCTGCTCGTGCATAGGGTGCTCGGCCGGATCAGGCGCGCCGGGCGCAATCTGCGCATGGTTGCGGTAGTGGGCGCAGGTGCCCATCGCGATAGCGTGATCGGCAACATTGCTGGTTCGCCTGATGCCGGTTTTCGAGCGGTTGCCACGCTCAATACGCGGCAAGCCAGCGCGCCCGATTTTCCGGGTCTGCCATCGTTTGCGTGTTTGCGTGAATTTGCGGCCTGTGTGCGACGTGAGCAGATCGAGGAGGTGTGGCTCGCGCTGTCCATGTCCGAAGAGGACACGGTGTTGAAGGTCCTTGACGAATTCAAGGGCGACCTCGTCAATCTGCGTTTCATTCCGGACGTACGCAGTCTCGCGATGTTCGACCGAAACGTGGTCGATCTGATCGGTGTGCCGGCCATCAATCTGATGGCGTCACCCATGACTCCGTACGCCCTGCTTCAGAAAGCGATTTTCGATCGGCTGTTTGCGGCCACGGCCTTGCTTGCGCTGGCGCCTGTGATGCTGTCGATTGCCGTGGCGGTCAAGATAACCTCGAAGGGCCCCGTGCTATTTACCCAGCGGCGCAAGGGCGCCGACGGACGTGTATTCCGCATCTACAAGTTTCGCTCGATGCGCGCGCACAAGCAACAGCCCGGGGTGCTTCGTCAGGCTACCCGCGGGGATCCGCGCATCACGCGTGTCGGCGCGTTTTTGCGCCGCACGAGTCTCGACGAGCTGCCGCAGTTTCTCAATGTGCTGCGCGGAGAGATGTCGGTGGTGGGGCCGCGGCCGCATGCAATAGAACACGATGACCAATACCGCAGCGTTGTCGACGGTTATATCCATCGTTACAGGATCAAGCCCGGCATTACCGGCTGGGCGCAAGTGAACGGCTTTCGCGGAGAGACCGACCGGATCGAAAAGATGCAGGGGCGCGTGGAACACGATCTGTACTACTTGAGGAACTGGTCATTCTGGCTGGATATGCGCATCGTCGTCGCGACGGTGGTGAAGGGGCTGGTGCATCGGAATGCGTATTGA
- a CDS encoding 2-dehydropantoate 2-reductase: MKICIFGAGAIGGLMGVQLARAGADVSFVARGAHLAAMREHGARLIMDGETFSAPVRCTSDPRELGVQDVVIVTLKAHSLPGVVDAMQPLLGKHTAIVTGVNGIPYWYFYQHGGKFAGTRLASIDPDGSQWNKLGPERAIGCVLYPAAEIVEPGVIKHVYGKKFPIGEPSGERTPRIQQLHEIMQAAGFDAPIRDNIRDEIWLKLWGNLCFNPISALTHATLDVLTSDPGTRAVSRTMMLEAKRIADQFGVHFRVDVEKRIDGAGAVGAHKTSTLVDLENRRPMEIDPLLTVVQEMGCLVGEPTPTIDVVLALVKLRERMALQGD; this comes from the coding sequence ATGAAGATCTGTATCTTCGGGGCAGGAGCGATTGGCGGTTTGATGGGCGTGCAACTGGCGCGTGCCGGCGCGGACGTGAGTTTCGTCGCGCGCGGCGCGCATCTCGCGGCGATGCGCGAACACGGCGCGCGCCTGATCATGGACGGCGAAACGTTCAGCGCGCCGGTGCGCTGCACGTCCGACCCTCGCGAGCTGGGCGTGCAGGATGTCGTGATCGTCACGCTGAAGGCGCACTCGCTGCCCGGCGTGGTCGATGCCATGCAGCCACTGCTCGGCAAGCACACGGCAATCGTCACCGGCGTCAACGGCATTCCTTATTGGTACTTTTACCAGCACGGCGGAAAATTCGCCGGCACGCGGCTCGCCAGCATCGACCCGGACGGCAGCCAATGGAACAAGCTCGGCCCGGAACGCGCAATCGGCTGCGTGCTCTATCCCGCAGCGGAAATCGTCGAGCCGGGCGTCATCAAGCATGTGTACGGCAAGAAATTCCCGATCGGCGAGCCGAGCGGCGAGCGCACGCCGCGCATTCAGCAGTTGCACGAGATCATGCAGGCCGCGGGTTTCGATGCCCCGATCCGCGACAATATCCGCGATGAAATCTGGCTCAAGCTGTGGGGCAATCTATGCTTCAATCCGATCAGCGCATTGACCCACGCCACGCTCGATGTCCTCACCAGCGACCCCGGCACGCGTGCGGTATCGCGCACGATGATGCTGGAAGCCAAGCGCATTGCGGATCAGTTCGGCGTGCATTTTCGCGTCGATGTGGAAAAACGCATCGACGGTGCGGGTGCCGTCGGCGCGCATAAGACCTCGACGCTGGTCGATCTGGAGAATCGCCGTCCGATGGAGATCGACCCGCTGCTCACGGTGGTGCAGGAAATGGGTTGTCTCGTCGGCGAGCCCACGCCAACTATCGACGTCGTGCTCGCGCTCGTCAAACTGCGCGAAAGGATGGCATTGCAGGGAGATTGA
- a CDS encoding aldehyde dehydrogenase family protein has product METETDLRHHDLLIDGKRLPPGTGEYSIDIDPATEEPIALVAQGSAADVDTAVHAARAALKVWNAMRAADRGRILMRLAGLMRANLDELAALESLDAGKPISAVMRQDIPAAIDTLEYYAGWCDKINGQVVPVRPDALTYTLREPVGVVAAIVPWNFPLMIGMWKIAPALACGCTLIVKPAEITPLTALRIGELALEAGVPPGVLNIVTGKGRVVGDALVAHPGVDKVTFTGSPSVGRGILQGAAGNFKRVTLELGGKSANLIFPDANLDNAVRAAASGVFFNTGQVCSAGSRILAHRDVYDEVVERLAARAKAIKVGDPAARETSMGPLISAAQMKTVLGYVETGRSEGASLVTGGARVGERGFFVEPTVFAHVEHEMRISQEEIFGPVASVIRFDDEADAIRIANGTLYSLAAGVWSADIGRVHRVARDLKAGTVWINTYGYTDVRLPWGGSGDSGFGREHGDVAIENFTEPKAVWLAIDQ; this is encoded by the coding sequence ATGGAAACTGAAACCGACCTCAGGCACCATGATTTGCTGATCGACGGCAAGCGTTTGCCGCCCGGCACCGGCGAATATTCCATCGACATCGACCCGGCGACCGAAGAGCCGATTGCGCTGGTTGCACAAGGCAGCGCGGCCGATGTCGATACGGCGGTGCATGCCGCGCGTGCCGCGTTGAAAGTGTGGAACGCGATGCGGGCGGCCGACCGGGGCCGCATCCTGATGCGTCTTGCCGGCCTGATGCGCGCGAATCTGGACGAGCTCGCGGCGCTCGAAAGTCTCGACGCCGGCAAGCCGATCTCGGCGGTGATGCGCCAGGATATTCCCGCAGCGATCGATACGCTCGAATACTACGCAGGCTGGTGCGACAAGATCAATGGCCAGGTGGTGCCGGTGCGCCCCGATGCCTTGACCTACACGCTGCGTGAGCCGGTCGGCGTGGTCGCCGCGATCGTGCCGTGGAATTTCCCGCTGATGATCGGCATGTGGAAGATCGCCCCCGCGCTGGCGTGCGGTTGCACGCTGATCGTCAAGCCCGCGGAGATTACGCCGCTGACGGCGTTGCGCATCGGCGAACTCGCGCTTGAAGCGGGCGTTCCGCCGGGCGTGCTGAATATCGTCACGGGCAAGGGGCGGGTGGTCGGCGATGCGCTGGTCGCGCATCCCGGCGTCGACAAAGTCACGTTCACGGGTTCGCCTTCGGTAGGACGCGGCATTCTGCAAGGCGCGGCCGGCAACTTCAAGCGTGTCACGCTGGAGCTCGGCGGCAAGTCGGCGAACCTGATCTTCCCGGATGCGAATCTCGACAATGCGGTGCGAGCGGCGGCGTCGGGCGTTTTTTTCAACACCGGCCAGGTCTGTTCGGCGGGCTCGCGCATTCTGGCGCACCGCGACGTCTACGACGAAGTTGTCGAGCGTCTCGCGGCGCGTGCGAAAGCGATCAAGGTCGGCGATCCGGCGGCGCGCGAAACGTCGATGGGGCCGCTCATCTCCGCGGCACAGATGAAAACCGTGCTCGGCTATGTCGAGACGGGGCGCTCCGAAGGGGCGTCGCTCGTGACCGGCGGTGCGCGCGTGGGCGAGCGCGGCTTTTTCGTCGAGCCGACGGTGTTCGCCCATGTCGAGCATGAAATGCGCATTTCGCAGGAGGAGATCTTCGGGCCGGTGGCAAGCGTGATTCGCTTCGACGACGAAGCCGATGCGATCCGTATCGCCAACGGCACGTTGTATAGCCTTGCGGCCGGCGTGTGGAGCGCGGATATCGGCCGCGTGCACCGGGTCGCGCGCGACCTGAAGGCGGGCACCGTGTGGATCAATACCTACGGCTATACGGATGTGCGTTTGCCCTGGGGCGGTTCGGGCGATTCCGGCTTCGGCCGCGAGCATGGCGACGTGGCGATCGAGAACTTCACCGAGCCAAAGGCGGTGTGGCTGGCGATCGATCAATAG
- a CDS encoding LysR family transcriptional regulator codes for MNVSLQQLKVFVAVARERSFTRAAREFDLTQSAVSRCVRELEDAVELKLFDRTTRQVELTHAGASLERRIGRLLDEIELTLREERAAYDGHTGVVVLASNPVLSSSWVAQGLARCASAFPELIVSVKDQPQGSVLASVEQGEVDFGVVSVAEPLISDQLHAQVVFTTPLHGVMPPAHPLARQASVSWRALHEWALVTLNADAGVRAALDLAFNSHGLKRRPVQELGHVAAVSRMVELGLGIGVLPVDEHWPAPGASLVSRPLVPAMNLTTLLVHRRNRSLRPNAAAAWAQFAAPAAAASNAAGAAPADPLPVSPSNIPRKELHDGN; via the coding sequence ATGAATGTTTCGCTACAGCAACTCAAGGTGTTTGTCGCCGTCGCGCGCGAACGGAGCTTTACACGCGCGGCGCGCGAGTTCGATCTGACGCAGTCGGCGGTGAGCCGTTGTGTGCGCGAACTCGAAGACGCCGTTGAATTGAAACTGTTCGACCGCACCACGCGGCAGGTCGAACTGACTCACGCGGGTGCAAGTCTGGAGCGCAGAATCGGCCGCCTGCTCGACGAAATCGAGTTGACGCTGCGCGAGGAACGTGCCGCTTACGACGGACACACCGGCGTGGTCGTACTGGCGAGCAATCCCGTGTTGTCGTCGAGTTGGGTGGCTCAGGGACTGGCGCGTTGCGCGTCGGCGTTTCCCGAGCTGATCGTATCGGTCAAGGATCAACCGCAAGGCAGTGTGCTGGCGAGCGTCGAGCAGGGCGAAGTGGACTTCGGCGTGGTCTCGGTGGCGGAACCGCTGATCAGCGATCAGTTGCACGCACAAGTGGTTTTCACGACGCCGCTGCATGGGGTGATGCCCCCCGCGCATCCGCTGGCGCGGCAAGCCAGCGTCTCGTGGCGTGCGTTGCACGAGTGGGCGCTCGTCACGTTGAATGCCGACGCGGGTGTGCGCGCCGCGCTCGACCTTGCCTTCAATTCGCACGGCCTGAAGCGACGGCCCGTGCAGGAACTCGGACATGTTGCGGCAGTGTCGCGCATGGTCGAATTGGGTCTTGGCATTGGCGTTCTACCCGTCGATGAACATTGGCCCGCGCCCGGCGCTTCACTGGTGAGCCGGCCGCTGGTTCCCGCGATGAATCTGACGACGCTGCTCGTGCATCGCCGCAACCGCTCCCTCAGACCCAACGCCGCGGCGGCATGGGCGCAGTTTGCCGCGCCCGCTGCCGCGGCTTCGAATGCCGCCGGCGCCGCGCCGGCCGATCCGCTGCCGGTCAGCCCAAGCAACATCCCACGCAAGGAGCTTCATGATGGAAACTGA
- the oxlT gene encoding oxalate/formate MFS antiporter, protein MDDITQQTTARAFWGNRWWQLVIGMVCMALVANLQYAWTLFVTPMNARHHWGEASIQLAFAIFILTETWLVPVEGWLVDRFGPRPVVAGGAVCAGLAWVINSYATTLPMLYVSAVIAGIGAGGVYGTCVGNALKWFPDRRGLAAGLTAAGFGAGAAVTVIPIANMITRSGYEHTFFFFGILQGVCILLLALLLKKPNLRQQAAPKKKFAVSKVDYTPGQMIKTPVFWVIYVSFVAVAAGGLMATAQIGPIAKDWGLARIPMTIFGMTLPLLTATLSIDNICNGFTRPLCGFISDKLGRENTMFVIFIGEGLALLGLMQYGSNPYAFMTFAALIFLFWGEIFSIFPAICADTFGSKYAAANAGTLYTAKGTASLLVPIASVLSATGGWSLVFIVSAVVTIAAGVSAKFILAPMRSRWIEAHNEPQGVLAVAGSKASRLSHWPEQSGE, encoded by the coding sequence ATGGACGATATCACTCAGCAGACCACGGCTCGCGCATTCTGGGGGAACCGTTGGTGGCAGCTCGTCATCGGCATGGTGTGCATGGCACTGGTGGCCAATCTGCAATACGCATGGACATTGTTCGTCACACCGATGAACGCGCGGCATCACTGGGGTGAAGCATCCATTCAGCTCGCCTTCGCTATTTTCATCCTCACGGAAACGTGGCTCGTGCCGGTGGAGGGCTGGCTGGTCGACAGGTTCGGACCGCGCCCGGTGGTCGCCGGCGGTGCGGTATGCGCCGGCCTCGCGTGGGTCATCAACTCGTATGCGACAACCTTGCCGATGCTGTATGTGTCGGCGGTCATTGCCGGGATCGGCGCAGGCGGCGTGTACGGGACCTGTGTCGGCAACGCATTGAAGTGGTTTCCGGATCGCCGCGGTCTTGCGGCCGGTTTGACTGCCGCAGGTTTTGGCGCCGGCGCGGCCGTCACCGTCATTCCGATCGCCAACATGATCACGCGCTCAGGTTACGAGCACACCTTCTTTTTCTTCGGCATTCTGCAGGGCGTATGCATACTTTTGCTCGCGCTGCTGTTGAAAAAGCCAAACTTGCGCCAGCAAGCCGCACCGAAAAAGAAGTTCGCGGTCTCCAAGGTCGATTACACGCCGGGACAGATGATCAAAACGCCAGTGTTCTGGGTGATCTACGTGTCGTTTGTCGCGGTGGCGGCGGGTGGCCTGATGGCGACCGCGCAAATCGGTCCGATCGCCAAAGACTGGGGGCTCGCACGCATCCCGATGACGATCTTCGGCATGACCCTCCCGCTGCTCACCGCCACCCTTTCCATCGACAACATCTGCAACGGTTTTACCCGTCCGCTGTGCGGTTTCATTTCCGACAAACTCGGCCGTGAAAACACGATGTTCGTGATCTTCATCGGCGAAGGTCTCGCATTGCTCGGCCTCATGCAGTACGGCAGCAACCCGTATGCGTTCATGACCTTCGCGGCATTGATCTTTCTGTTCTGGGGCGAGATTTTCTCGATCTTCCCGGCTATCTGCGCCGACACTTTCGGCAGCAAATATGCGGCGGCCAATGCGGGCACGCTGTACACCGCGAAGGGCACGGCTTCGCTGCTGGTGCCGATTGCTTCGGTGCTGTCGGCCACAGGCGGCTGGAGTCTCGTCTTTATCGTCTCTGCCGTCGTCACGATCGCCGCGGGCGTCTCGGCGAAGTTCATTCTTGCGCCAATGCGTTCGCGCTGGATCGAAGCGCACAACGAGCCCCAGGGCGTGCTGGCCGTTGCCGGCAGCAAGGCTTCGCGGCTTAGCCATTGGCCCGAGCAGAGCGGGGAATAG
- a CDS encoding LysR family transcriptional regulator — protein sequence MTMRNATLRQLKVFETVARHLSFSRAAEELHLTQPAVSTQVRQLEEHAGLPLFEQLGKKIYLTPAGTEMLHYSRAIIQQFHEVDEAMSQLKGVSGGKLNVAVISAGDYFFPRLLAEFTRRYAGVVLNLAVHNRAELLHQLATNQTDLAVMVRPPHETDATNEPFAPHPYVIVAAPTHPLAHKRNIKMSQLANEAFIVRERGSDTWNSMEEGFAGRLSNLKIAMEIKSTETIKQAVIAGMGIAFLSAHTISLELQLGHLVVLDVESFPVMLNWYVVHRKNKRLPPVAVAFKRFLMEEGAGLIEQITRVKELSVYKQ from the coding sequence ATGACGATGCGCAATGCGACTCTGCGGCAATTGAAGGTCTTTGAAACGGTGGCGCGCCACCTGAGCTTCTCGCGCGCCGCGGAAGAATTGCATCTGACGCAGCCCGCCGTCTCCACCCAGGTCCGGCAACTCGAGGAACATGCCGGTCTGCCGCTGTTCGAGCAGCTCGGCAAAAAAATCTATCTGACGCCGGCCGGCACCGAGATGCTTCACTACAGCCGCGCGATCATTCAGCAGTTTCACGAAGTCGACGAGGCGATGAGTCAGCTCAAGGGCGTCTCCGGCGGCAAACTGAACGTCGCGGTGATCAGCGCCGGCGACTACTTCTTTCCGCGTCTGCTGGCGGAATTCACGCGGCGTTACGCGGGCGTCGTGCTCAATCTCGCGGTACACAATCGCGCGGAACTGTTGCATCAACTCGCGACCAACCAGACCGATCTCGCGGTGATGGTGCGGCCGCCGCATGAAACCGACGCGACCAACGAACCGTTCGCGCCGCACCCGTACGTGATCGTGGCGGCGCCCACGCATCCGCTCGCGCACAAGCGCAACATCAAGATGAGCCAGTTGGCCAACGAGGCCTTCATCGTGCGCGAACGCGGCTCGGACACCTGGAATTCGATGGAAGAAGGCTTCGCCGGCCGTCTCTCCAATCTGAAGATCGCGATGGAGATCAAGAGCACCGAGACGATCAAACAGGCGGTGATCGCCGGCATGGGCATCGCGTTCCTGTCCGCGCATACGATCAGTCTCGAGCTGCAGCTCGGCCATCTGGTCGTGCTCGACGTCGAGAGCTTTCCCGTCATGCTCAACTGGTACGTCGTGCATCGGAAGAACAAGCGCCTGCCGCCGGTTGCCGTCGCCTTCAAACGCTTCCTCATGGAGGAAGGCGCGGGGCTCATCGAGCAGATCACGCGCGTGAAGGAATTGAGCGTCTATAAGCAGTAG
- a CDS encoding NAD(P)(+) transhydrogenase (Re/Si-specific) subunit beta, which produces MTRRPRLVALLGSGTGLAVMVGGFACYLSAAAQANVERIELYAAVFIGALVFATSAIAFCKLRGVLDLRAVARPGHGIVNVSALLLCGWLGYGFVTEQAQPFGLAALLAMSVLAVALGTHLMTSREYSTDRNSHAHAFAGRCDGSAPEQRGLLARIEWHGGEEQAWALREITPGIVRAAAYRHRRGWHDTGTAGVQKRGLVRQRAIRRAMCRQG; this is translated from the coding sequence ATGACGCGACGGCCGCGGCTCGTTGCGTTGCTCGGCAGCGGCACGGGACTCGCCGTCATGGTGGGCGGGTTTGCGTGCTACCTGTCGGCGGCGGCGCAGGCGAATGTCGAGCGTATCGAGCTCTACGCCGCGGTCTTCATCGGTGCGTTGGTCTTCGCCACCTCCGCGATCGCGTTCTGCAAACTGCGCGGCGTGTTGGACCTGCGCGCAGTCGCGCGTCCCGGCCACGGCATTGTCAATGTCTCGGCGCTGCTGCTGTGCGGATGGCTCGGCTACGGCTTCGTCACCGAACAGGCACAGCCGTTCGGACTCGCTGCACTGCTTGCGATGAGCGTACTAGCCGTTGCGCTAGGCACGCATCTGATGACCAGCCGCGAGTACTCGACCGATCGCAATTCACACGCGCATGCATTTGCGGGACGTTGCGATGGATCTGCGCCGGAGCAACGCGGGCTGCTGGCGCGTATCGAATGGCACGGCGGCGAAGAGCAGGCATGGGCGCTGCGTGAGATAACGCCAGGCATCGTGCGCGCGGCGGCATATCGGCACCGCCGCGGCTGGCATGACACTGGAACCGCGGGCGTGCAAAAACGCGGGCTCGTCCGCCAACGCGCCATCCGCCGCGCGATGTGCCGTCAAGGATGA
- a CDS encoding fumarylacetoacetate hydrolase family protein, producing MDTWMRFMSSDGGIVFGRVEGGYLHEYESLVQPVPTGAVLSTRALTPLAPCAPGKIVALWNNYHALAAKLDKPVPAHPLFLLKPAGSVIGSGEPIRRPLSYAGKIVYEGELGIVIGRRCRDASVEEAAESIFGYTLVNDVTAADLLNENPHFPQWCRAKGFDTFCCIGPSIVSGFDWREAHLVTMLDDVERQNYPLADMVFSPAEQVSLISQDLTLEPGDVIACGTSVGVGSIKDGATVTISVDGIGTLSNTLTTVCEIAL from the coding sequence ATGGATACGTGGATGCGTTTCATGTCGAGCGACGGTGGCATCGTGTTCGGCCGGGTGGAAGGCGGCTATCTGCACGAGTACGAGAGTCTCGTTCAACCGGTGCCGACCGGCGCAGTGTTGTCGACACGTGCGCTCACGCCGCTCGCGCCTTGTGCGCCCGGCAAGATCGTCGCGTTGTGGAATAACTATCACGCGCTCGCGGCGAAGCTCGACAAGCCCGTGCCGGCGCATCCGCTGTTTCTGCTGAAGCCGGCGGGTTCGGTGATCGGTTCGGGTGAACCGATCCGTCGGCCGCTCAGCTACGCGGGCAAGATCGTCTACGAAGGTGAACTCGGCATCGTTATCGGGCGGCGCTGTCGTGACGCGAGTGTCGAAGAGGCCGCGGAATCGATCTTCGGCTACACCCTGGTCAATGATGTGACCGCAGCCGATCTGCTGAACGAAAATCCGCACTTCCCGCAATGGTGCCGCGCAAAGGGCTTCGATACGTTCTGCTGCATCGGGCCCTCGATCGTCTCCGGTTTCGACTGGCGCGAAGCGCATCTTGTGACGATGCTCGACGATGTGGAGCGGCAGAACTATCCGCTCGCCGATATGGTGTTTTCGCCTGCCGAGCAGGTGAGTCTGATTTCACAGGACTTAACGCTCGAGCCGGGCGATGTGATTGCGTGCGGCACGTCGGTCGGCGTTGGTTCGATCAAGGACGGCGCGACGGTGACGATCTCGGTCGACGGGATCGGCACGTTGAGCAATACGCTGACTACTGTGTGTGAGATAGCGCTATGA
- the frc gene encoding formyl-CoA transferase — MSKALDGVRILDFTHVQSGPTCTQLLAWFGADVIKVERAGAGDITREQLRDIPDVDSLYFTMLNHNKRSVTIDTKNPEGKLVLEAMIQKCDVLVENFAPGALDRMGFTWERIQALNPRMIVASVKGFGPGPYEDCKVYENVAQCAGGAASTTGFDDGPPVVSGAQIGDSGTGLHLALGIVTALYQRTQTGRGQKVLAAMQDGVLNLCRVKLRDQQRLERTGTMKEYPQYPNGTFGEAVPRAGNASGGGQPGWILKCKGWETDPNAYIYFITQAPVWAKICNVIGKEEWATDPNYATPAARLPHLKDIFAEIERWTMTKTKFEAMQILNKYDIPCGPILSMKEIAEEPSLRKTGTIVEVDHPTRGKYLTVGNPIKLSDSPTEVKRSPLLGEHTDEVMAELGYSPEQISALRTAGAI, encoded by the coding sequence ATGAGCAAAGCACTCGACGGCGTGCGAATTCTCGATTTCACACATGTGCAATCGGGACCGACCTGCACGCAGTTGCTCGCGTGGTTCGGCGCGGACGTGATCAAGGTGGAGCGGGCCGGCGCCGGCGACATCACGCGTGAGCAGCTGCGGGATATTCCCGACGTGGACAGCTTGTATTTCACGATGCTCAATCACAACAAGCGCTCGGTCACGATCGACACCAAGAACCCGGAAGGCAAACTGGTGCTCGAGGCGATGATCCAGAAATGCGACGTGCTGGTGGAGAATTTTGCGCCGGGCGCGCTGGACCGGATGGGCTTTACGTGGGAGCGGATTCAGGCGTTGAACCCGCGCATGATCGTGGCTTCCGTGAAGGGCTTCGGCCCGGGTCCTTACGAGGATTGCAAGGTCTACGAGAACGTTGCGCAATGCGCGGGCGGCGCGGCCTCGACCACCGGTTTCGACGACGGTCCGCCGGTGGTGAGCGGTGCGCAGATCGGCGACAGCGGCACGGGCTTGCATCTGGCGCTGGGCATTGTCACGGCGCTGTATCAGCGCACGCAAACCGGCCGTGGTCAGAAGGTGCTCGCCGCGATGCAGGACGGCGTGCTCAACCTGTGCCGGGTGAAGCTGCGCGACCAGCAGCGGCTCGAACGCACCGGCACGATGAAAGAGTATCCGCAATATCCGAACGGGACGTTCGGTGAAGCGGTGCCGCGCGCGGGGAATGCGTCGGGCGGCGGCCAGCCGGGCTGGATTCTGAAGTGCAAGGGTTGGGAGACGGACCCGAATGCGTATATCTACTTCATCACTCAGGCGCCGGTGTGGGCGAAGATCTGCAACGTGATCGGCAAGGAAGAGTGGGCTACCGATCCGAACTACGCGACACCCGCCGCGCGCTTGCCGCATCTGAAGGACATCTTTGCCGAGATCGAACGCTGGACCATGACCAAGACCAAGTTCGAGGCCATGCAGATTCTGAACAAATACGACATTCCTTGCGGGCCGATTCTCTCGATGAAGGAAATCGCCGAAGAACCGTCGCTGCGCAAAACCGGCACGATTGTCGAAGTGGATCACCCGACTCGCGGCAAGTATCTGACGGTTGGCAATCCTATCAAGCTGTCGGATAGCCCGACTGAAGTCAAACGCTCGCCCCTGCTGGGTGAACATACCGATGAAGTGATGGCTGAACTCGGCTACTCGCCCGAGCAGATCAGTGCATTGCGGACCGCCGGCGCGATTTGA
- a CDS encoding GntR family transcriptional regulator: MSSELQTEAVATPLTLSLQPIGASASLRDQAYVMLRQAIADADIYRTREEIRLDERVLSESLGVSRTPVREAMTLLEQEGFLRMVPRRGIYIVRKSKREIVEMIQMWAALESMAARLATLHATDEEIARLRHMFDNFRDATPAEHIAEYSDANIAFHQAIVELSKSQIILDTIKNIFIHVRAIRRMTISQSDRASRSIVDHLRIIEALEQRDTELAERLTRQHSLDLATFVEANCDFLD, translated from the coding sequence ATGTCGTCAGAACTTCAAACTGAAGCAGTGGCCACACCTTTGACGTTGTCGTTGCAGCCGATCGGCGCGAGCGCGAGCTTGCGCGATCAGGCGTATGTCATGCTTCGTCAGGCCATTGCTGACGCGGATATCTACCGGACTCGCGAAGAAATCCGGCTCGACGAGCGCGTGCTGAGCGAATCGCTGGGTGTAAGCCGCACCCCGGTGCGCGAGGCGATGACGCTGCTTGAGCAAGAAGGTTTTCTGCGCATGGTGCCGCGGCGCGGCATCTATATCGTGCGTAAGAGCAAGCGTGAAATCGTCGAAATGATCCAGATGTGGGCGGCGCTCGAAAGCATGGCTGCGCGCCTGGCCACGCTGCACGCCACAGACGAGGAAATCGCCCGCCTGCGCCACATGTTCGACAATTTCCGCGACGCTACGCCGGCCGAGCACATCGCCGAGTATTCCGACGCCAACATCGCGTTTCATCAGGCGATCGTCGAGCTGTCGAAGTCGCAGATCATTCTCGACACGATCAAGAACATCTTCATCCACGTGCGGGCGATTCGCCGCATGACCATTTCGCAAAGCGACCGCGCGTCGCGTTCGATCGTCGACCACCTGCGCATTATCGAGGCGCTGGAGCAGCGCGATACCGAACTGGCCGAGCGGCTGACACGCCAGCATTCGCTCGATCTGGCGACGTTCGTCGAAGCGAATTGCGATTTTCTGGATTGA